cagcccacgcgggtgctcccctcagctgacgaccttctcgtccaacgttggcccgcctcggggcctcctcctcctcaacaacctcctcctcgtggacctcatccccagcagccatcaccgcagcggtgaaagcctcctccaaagcctcctcgataacacgagaagggtcaacagcagtgtctatctccatgggagctctcccagaagtagaagcctcatcacctgcaacgttaaagtaattttaggctgcgtcacgtgacgacaagccttgattaaggattttcgagctttcggaagccctgaaatcgctcttttctcgccatatttggccgcattctcacaaacccgatcactcatgtggtaagtagggtcaagtcaagcctaagtggaagcctagtcatgggttcgagtcgaaatttcgacagcatttcgttataacggcgattatgccctaggaaaGTGTCcagaaaaagccgtcacaaaccaaaattccgagatggtaggaagtttacccaccatccaaggatcccaaatatcaagtttcatcgcaaatgggcaatcctaaggtcattttcgaagcaatttacggtttagctgtgaaaccgtcagtttcactcaaaactcaacgaaaattcgaaacaaatacatggttatgttccttatattaccaattgtccgtttctaataccaattttacaaggtaaatccatttgggggaaaagccccaaattttcgaattaattgggttgaaaaccctaattttttcaatccaaattaagcaaaatgtagaagattgatgcaagaatgatatacatacgtcgattagtcatgatgaatgcaagattttggatcaaattttggcggaaatggttaagatttgagagagaaattgaggaatttgtatttcgaacaaatgaattgaaccctctgtttatcgcgtttttacgcagaaaagacaccctcaggaacagacgcagcaggcgctgcgcctcttcctgaggttccctccatacgagttttcaaaaattcgttatgagttcgttatttgtgggcccatctttggtgcgcctctttctcgatgccattttatctttttggtccgtttgacgattattcttcgttcagacccgcatttccaaGCTGACAGCAAGactatcatacgttatttatcgctcccaagactttgcttgtcacaacgagcaagtattccttcacaggtgtttcgacacgccttcattatgttcccccagcgagagtaagcggatagacaatccctctcgagacatggagataagttcctcattatgttcccccagcgagagtaagcggacagacaatccctctcgagacatggagatacatTCCTGATAAAGGTTTCCCaacacgagagttcacgacatacaatcgttcCTCTCAAgtccttccgaagtttgtttgaagacaaccccaagcagatttctcccagtagttcccgcctgtgtcctgctactcacaacatTTCTTGTTTTcccgcggagtgcgataaaggtgtcgttctcccgaAGTTCCCAAACCCATAAAGTTCCTACACCTAAACCTTGGTTGCCCTCAGTTTGagattatatttggcctccttcccgtcgatgcttcctttagggccccacaccctagcacaaatccttacataacttttaggtcttaaccttagctcatacgcttaaccttagctcctatgcacctccggaagcatctcaagaagaagtctcaggtatgatctcttcttatggctggcgagcctacttacgtagtctaatggactttaaacgaccctccccgatagtcgacagactctaaaatgttcccgacgacaggtccttggctcagaccccttgagccgcctcgcgtcgccatagtcgtcaggttgtaatcttcgattgacctgatggctatactttgactttcgccttgtccaagcctcagtcaaagtgggggctctgtagatacctcatttccgcacccctcgcaaaccacccggtgatgattgggccgcatgtttggtacgcggaacgatttgtgacagttcgtaactttatcgtcaagtgattgctcaaacactgatgtctacctcttagttgtcatgtacgtgccgatacggtcgttttgacagtaattagagtacatttggagtccgggcctaaaaccgtgttcattttctgataaccgttaaatcccgagtcagaatgttttggaatgttccggatatttctattccatattttataaatatttcacagtcttttaatctttggtaaagtatttcccgtaatattcatataaaatattaaggaaaaccaaattatctcgtcattccataacttaaacgcggaaatctttcttccgcaggaggaaaccacttgggaacagacgcagcaagtgctgcatcTCTTGgagacgcagcaagtgttgtgcctcttccaagagacgcagtgcaagctgcgcctcttcccatgtccttttctgcgtatttttcgtatctttttcatatctttccgagattcacttccaaagtctctccgaaaaccctattccttcacgtgattagtataaataggagccttcgctccacatatttctcacgcgagtgtccgcccttctcttctccctttgcattctagacctttattcttactttttggcgtctacgtgcttgaacattcgaccacgtaagctcggatccttctgagtaccagcctcgtttgcatgaccgaccaatttgaccaactccacatcaatcaacttaattaatcttaatcgttttcctcctacgagggcactttcgttacattcgagtcgagcatcactaatcgtaaatttagttcatctcgtttcgtcaaacatgtaagtctgagggtgtaaatctctctttttattattgttctttactttttgtatcattaatgtaaggtttatgtcgaaaatacctcttaaaaccgatttctaaaaccccgtttaaaaccctttttacggattaccagaagacaaaccgtcgagaaaggacgcagcaactgctgcgcctcttcgtgagggtgccgcagttcctgcttcctttcttcttccttcgtcctctgtaattcgtcaacttTTATTCGTCTTCATTTGTTTTCGTCAATTCTTTGTTACGAcaacataataatttcacatgtatattgttcatcattaacacgtttaattcgtcattaaatccgacttaaatcccttataatctcatatttgcgggttttcgtcattaaagtcaatccgggttgtagaaattcgattctttcatattgagtttctggaattcaatctttgatatattttcatccattgttcgtcattaatttgtcattaatttgtTGTCTTtagcctatttagttcacccatgtcactaatcagtcgttcatccatgtaaataattcatcttaattccgtctcatccatgtttattgcttttatgaccattaatcatatgtaaataacctgataaatcacttccatccgagtaaatatactaatcaatctttaaattcaccaattaatattaacgatttgcagttccgctTCAcaggccagaactcacccttggaacagacgcaaagaatcgccgcgcctcttccaaagggcgatctcttcgctgttccaggttgatttctgtctctgaacttccgttctgccttgacttagtttaattagcttacgtataattaattattaaccgtattatcgcctaattcttgttcgttaattctttcttttattctttttttcgtaaattatccgttttaaaggtattttcgacataaatcaatgaacctgatgtaattaatgtaattttcattattgtaattttcttattgtatttatcatacctcttgtatcatttgtatgctttcacatgtaattgaacttaaatcccgactttgaccaaattgtatgctaaattaattgtttaccgacttagtattaattctcacatgctaggattaaaacttggatgttgcattgcatgcatataatcgacgatatatcgagtatgaataacttccctaatcatttgtagaggccgttatcgaggcgggcgggattaggtgttcgatcaaaagagcttcctaatacgtaccctcaccccttactccagatttctgtgaacatccgtgttcattgtcatccacgagagtcattctagacatagaatgctaagggtaacgagttcttggtgttcatgtctctactttgtgtcttgacatggcacgaggtattcgaacggttccaatttcccataaaaattggtggcgactccacaaatgcaaacgcttgttcttcccaagcgcccccgtgggcccgcgtccacaggttccacagagggcgaaactagggcgtgaagccactctcgcaagtgactccactcagccgaggacgcacctcaagaACCAACGACAATAATcatagacagctgcaatacaacaacaatcaacaaaacaGCATACAACAACCGATTACCATGTATACTCAACCACACGGTAtgacaacaacacaacaacaacgcagcaaccgacacactagacaatcaacagaaactgagtaggcgaacctacctttaagcgactgcaacgattccatgtccacacacgcaacacccagcaatcaagcaacacctatacacacaatacaattCTCTATCACTACCCTTCTAACCTTAACTGAAAACAcaaagacacggatgatgatgacgacatacctccATGTGGAAATCTAGCAAAGGAACTggtacccgactcaagctatgcactcctatgGCACAAGCACCCTCAAAGCCTCtcatggaaggtatttggtgaagggaagaggaagggacgacatctaggtttagaggaaagaggcggaaatgatttgcgattttgacgaaacacgattataaaccctcgctgaaaagtcgatactcgatcgagtaactaacgtactcgatcgagtgccccctactcgatcgagtacccaagctactcgatcgagtagcctctactctatcgagtaccaccccacATAAAAGGCAAGCACGACAAATGGTAACTCTGACACGCATCACTAAGGGATATTACCTGCTCCCAAAGTctgtcaacgctggtcaacgggtccctaaaagggcgggtattacatttcCCCCTCGAAAATGTCTTATTGTGACACTATAAATTGTGGACTGATCTAAGCATAGAGCAACCAACAAAACagtaactgtaacaccccacgatagttgaagaggtccattgataggcttaaatgactagtgcttaaagagattgaaagtactactcagatcaccaaagtgcactttcttttatggtcatccatacaAAAGAAATCCACAGTGAATCGTGCTTGGctaggagtagtcttaggataggtgacctcctgggaaaggttcccgggatgcgcatgactggggacaaaatgcgctataaaggattCGTGTTGATCTATGGGCCATGTACACGGCCtcgtgagctatcataagtaaccgctcccggcCCTAgttttgggtcggggtgttacaagtggtatcagagcaaccctgcgatcGTGTGGTGATGGGAGGCAGTTATTATACGCTCCttgaggcagttgttatacgcttcattgtgatcacccacctagcgggggaggattctgggttagcggttatgctcccagtggcaacgaggacgttgcgttcttcaagtggtgGTGATTGTAGCATCCCACGGTAGTTGAAGAGGTTCATTGAtaagcttaaatgactagtgcttaaagggattgaaagtactactcagaTCATCAAaatgcactttcttttatggtcatccatgcaaaataACTCCATAGTTAAACGTGCTTGGCTGGaggtagtcttaggatgggtagCCTCATGGGAAGGTTCCCgcgatgcgcatgagtgaggacaaaatgcgctataaaggatccgtgttgatctgtgggccatgtacacagcctagtGAGCTATCATAAGAAACCGCTCCCAACCctaggtttgggtcggggtgttacagtaactGTAACATACAATCACAACAAAGCCACCATCATTTGAGCTTTTGGGATTTGGAGTGTGAAGACTGTGAACTACCTTTGGTGACTCTAATAGCCATCTAATTCGACTTTTCGTGGGCAGAAATCGATCGACACATTGATATTCGTACTATTCCGCTGTTAAGGTACGTTTATTCTAACAGTGATATCAGAGAATAACTTGTCGGATTCTGTCCCGAAATGATTAATAACATGCGtataataaattttttttttgtttggtagTAAGAGACTGCTTATAATCTAGCATTAGCGGCTAAACTATGTACATGTGTATAATAATTACTCTATGCGTATAATAATTACTCTATAAATTATATGAAATGTCAGATTCGCAACTTCTAACCAAAATGCCTGATTCGCATCTCATAAACAAAATTTTGGGCATGAACTCATAACTCACATTTCCTTAATACATTTCCCGCAATATTGACATATCTAATACCATTTTGCCCATCAACTtttaaactttttatttttcttttcgaGTTATCCATCTATTTTGATTGAAAACGAACGTTAGAATAAAAAAGGGCGtgaattaccaaaaaaaaaaagttctggGAGATTAGATTGAAGATTTTGTTTcctatataattatgtttttatAGTTAATTTGTGTTTGTAGAATTGAATGATgcaattcaagtttatcaattctATCCCAAATTTTTATACAAGAGTAAAATGAGGATCCTAATAGTATTGGTGAAAATGGTTTAAATTCCGTAGTTAAAATAGTTCAAATTCGGTAAACAATAGATCTCGTGAGAGACTGTCTCCAACTAATTTCAGTAGaaattgtgtttgtgatttgtTCCTTTAAAAATGTGGTATAGAAATTGAGTATAATTTCCGGTGAAAAAAAATAATGGGATATACCGTTACATGAAAATAACTAGAAATATAAAAAAGAACACTCCTAGGTCAAGATACTCGGATCAATTAACATTGAGTTCCATAAGTTAAAAGAGGTGTAGAggtaggttgcacggacactcctTCTAATCGgtgttcccgtgtcggacacgacactcgtcggacacacgtcaaaacgtgtcggacacctgtAAAGCCGTGtttaactttcatcttttatttgggcacgtgtccgacgtgtgtccatggtattttgagccgtgtccatggtatttggacacaccttcaaacggaaagttgaatttaaggtaaatggcgtgaattgttatatggttgaatttggtgggcaaatgatgttctttagacaagtaatgagatatcgaaatagattgattataagttggttttttgttttagaaatgagaataagttatatttaacgtcaaattttaccttcatttatttaaatttaatatcaaatattttttcaaaaataaaatcacacatatataactacaaaatatatattttattaaatttaaataacgtatcccgtgtcctaaatttcatgggatgccgtgtcccatgtccgtgtccgtgtccgttttggtgctacgtAGGTGTAGAGGTGCTTTGTCAACAATCTCGATCTCTCTTGACTCCTCGATGTCCAAATTAGCCAACCGATCTGCTCATTTATTGACTTCATAATAGACATATTGTACATCAAACTTCCATTTCAAAGTAGCCATCATCCTCCAACATTGTGGTGAGCCTAACCAAAGCTAATGACGTATTGACTCATTTGTTGGGAAATTGAATTCTTAAATTTAGTGAGACCATACATTAGACCAGTCAATGGCATTGGTCATTGATAATACGTTTACTAACTATATACACGAGTTACACGGTCATCTAATTTCCACTACAatccttattattattaaaccTATACTTTTCACACCCACTATCACCACTCACCCTTCACCAATTAAATGGAAAAGAAAGCTCAAaataatcacaaattctcatttaaaacgGATATTATTCATCTTAAGAATTTATATCAAAACCATATAATAACTTGCCTCATAAATGCCAAAAGTTGTGATAGTATTTGATCTGTTTTAAGATTAAGACGGACACTCGACTAAATGCAAAATGATATTGAAGAATCAAAGATAAATACACAAGTTGTTGCCGATAAGAAACGTTTCAAACTAATTAGTGACATGTCTACAAGACTACCACCACCTAATTCTAATTTTACCCGCTTCATCCTTTGACAATTACAATTAATTAACACTAATAacaatcaaattaatcaaattaccaCATCCAAAATTTACtaccctcaaaaaaaaaaaaaaagttacccCGTGGTCAAAACGGAACGACGTCGCTACAATTAAAATCATCAGAAATTCCAATAGAATGATCGGGCCAAGAATTTCTAAGCAACTTCAACAACATCTGCGCCTTTCTTTTAGCGCGTTCCGTGCAATCGCTTTGTACCAACAATAACAGCTGGGTCAATACCCCTGCGTTGACTGCCTCAATCTGAAGCCTCTCTGCAGTTGAACACAGTGACAGCAACGCGCCAGCTGCGTACTCTGTTGCGCGATCCGAAACTTTGAGAATTGTCTTTACCAGCAGGGGTACCGTTAGCGCGTGCGAAGCAAACGCCGCACATCCTTGTGGAATTCGACATAACAATTCTACGGTTGCTAGCGCTCTCTCGCAATCGCACTTGTCGAGTTCTGCCAATCGCATTATCAGCGCGTCGACTGCACCCGCGGATACTGCTTTGTGGCGATGTTGTTTGTTGAGGCACAGCGCAAAGAGTGTCTTTACCCCGACTTTCAGCGCGCGTGGGGATGGGCTAGCGAGCGTGAGTAATGCCACAACACCTGGGAAGACTTCGTCATGTGCGGTAATGAAAGACCGAAGTTCCGGCGATTTAGTTCCGGCGATGACCGATTCAAGCAACGAGGCCGAGTTGACTCGGACCTCGATCGATGTCGGGTGGAATAGTAAATTCACCAGATATTGAATTTTCCCAGGATCCGACGCGATTGTTGGACAGTCCGAATCGGAAGGCGGAAATACCGCCAACAGCGCAAGGGATTCATACCTCAATTCATCGCACAAATCCGGAGCTGAACTGAATAGAATTGAAATTACAACGTCTCTTACATTCATAGCGGAAATAACCAACCGATTCTTCTCCGAATCCCGGGCAAGACCCCTAATCCTCCTCATCGCGGCCACCCGATTTTGAACCAGGTTTGAACCGGATGCAACCTGGTTCAACAAAGACCGAACTAAAGATGGGTCAGCCGGTTGTTTAGGCGTGGGAATACGCTCAACACCGAAAGACCGGTTCGCAACGCACCACTCTTGAATGAGCCGGCGGAGAGTATGATTAGGAATAAGGGTAAAATCGGAAAGAGGGGAGCGGGTAACCGGGCACGTAATATTACCGGTGGAAACCCAGGACTCGATGCTAGAGCGGTCGTAGGTTTGACCGGTACAGACGGTAACCGGGTCGGTCATGAGTTCGAGGGAAATGGGACAGCGGAAGTAATAAGGGATTTGAACGCCGGCAGCGTCTAACGGTTCTATTGGTAACGACGGCATCCTTCGCTCTCTCATTAAGATTAATTTAATAtacttagttaattaattaatttatttatttacagAGGATGGGAGGTTTGGGAAATGGAGAAGTGTGAAGGGGAAATGAAGAGGAAGGAGAGGAGGTGAGTGGGGTATTTATATTCTGATGGCTGTGTGGAGAGAGTTCCACACGTGTGGCTGTTTTGACTGAGGGGAGCTGTGGTGGGTGGGTGTAGTGTACGAATACAAATACAAGTTGGATCACAATATCAATATGCTACGGAGTAAAATTTTACCTAATTTATGCTTTTAAATCCGAACCTAAAAATGAGCCGGTCCGATAATAACTCGTATATTTAGGATTATGACCCGATCGATCTGTGATTTGACCCAAAAAAAaggtaaatttattaaaaaattgtATTTTAAGCTAATAAAACTACTATAAAACGGCATATAAAAGAACAAGCGGATCGTATTTCCCTCGAAAATAGCTGATGTGCGTGTTTCGTTCGCATTTTCTACGGGATCCCGAAACCACCAGCCACCCCCGATTCTACTGATATCTCGGAATTTCTAGATAGGATATTACCTCATTTATAGTATGAAAGGGGCAATCTCCTTACTCTAACAAGTAAGCAAGTAGAAATGACCGCTTATTGTATTCTAATTCAACTCTTCTGAAAAATGTCCTATCGGAGTGCGCTGCGCACGCGCCAACCACAGGAATTATCCTTTCCGCTTTGTAGGCAAGCACCGCATATGTAGAAAAAGAGGGCTTTCTGTTTTTTCAAGGAACTGCTTCGAGAAGCTTCCTCGACTCTCTCTCGCTCCACATTATAGAGGAAGCCAACCCAAGACAAGAAAGCATGAATGCTCTAATAAGAAGTTTCGTACCGCCATGGAAGTGTTGGAAGATAAATCGTAACAATGAAAACAGACAGAAACTTGAACAGAAACAAGAGACAGAAAAAGACTTATCGGAACGGAAATTGCAGCGCCGTGGTATGGAGGCCACTGACTTGAAAACTATATCGGCACGACCGTGGTGGTAATCGTCTctcgccggtagttccccaaggttaacactgcgACACCCGTACACAACCACTCGTGTATGAGAGCCTTAGAACTAACAGTACCGAACCCAGAAGTAAAACTCAGAAGCAGAATATTATCATATAGAGAGATGTAGAAGAAATTGTGTGAATCTGTGTGTCTCAAGTGATGAGAGAACAGCTCTATTTATAGTCGAAAATAGAGCTGTTACAGGCAAACGGAAGGATCAAAAACGGAGGAAATAAAGGAGACAATAATTCTCCTTAATGACAGTCAAACGGGATTAATGGAGAATAAATCTCCTTAATCACAGAGATTTTGTTTGACTAAGATCCGTTACTGGACTCCAA
The Silene latifolia isolate original U9 population chromosome 11, ASM4854445v1, whole genome shotgun sequence genome window above contains:
- the LOC141611621 gene encoding U-box domain-containing protein 26-like; protein product: MRERRMPSLPIEPLDAAGVQIPYYFRCPISLELMTDPVTVCTGQTYDRSSIESWVSTGNITCPVTRSPLSDFTLIPNHTLRRLIQEWCVANRSFGVERIPTPKQPADPSLVRSLLNQVASGSNLVQNRVAAMRRIRGLARDSEKNRLVISAMNVRDVVISILFSSAPDLCDELRYESLALLAVFPPSDSDCPTIASDPGKIQYLVNLLFHPTSIEVRVNSASLLESVIAGTKSPELRSFITAHDEVFPGVVALLTLASPSPRALKVGVKTLFALCLNKQHRHKAVSAGAVDALIMRLAELDKCDCERALATVELLCRIPQGCAAFASHALTVPLLVKTILKVSDRATEYAAGALLSLCSTAERLQIEAVNAGVLTQLLLLVQSDCTERAKRKAQMLLKLLRNSWPDHSIGISDDFNCSDVVPF